A window of Paenibacillus polygoni contains these coding sequences:
- a CDS encoding 5-methyltetrahydropteroyltriglutamate--homocysteine S-methyltransferase, with the protein MSQITKAGTERSVTPYRFDVVGSFLRPEALKQARAKFQAGEITEAELTKVEDREIIRLVEKQKEVGLKAVTDGEFRRSWWHLDFMWGLDGVEKASDVKGYPFQGETTRGETARLVGKIGFSSSHPFVAHYQFLKQAAGDDVVARQTIPAPAQFLSELYRPENKAAIDQFYSSEEELVKDIAKAYHDAILAFYEAGCRSIQLDDCTWGMLCDKNYLEAKQQAGVNVADTAKLYAKLNELAVSSLPSDLIVTTHVCRGNYHSTWASSGGYEPIAETLLGIDNISGYYLEFDTDRAGDFKPLRFLKEDQQVVLGLFSSKIGELESKEEIFKRIEEATEYVDINRICLSPQCGFASTEEGNILTEEQQWNKLAFIKEIAEQIWQ; encoded by the coding sequence ATGAGCCAAATTACCAAAGCAGGTACAGAGAGAAGTGTTACTCCCTATCGTTTTGATGTGGTTGGAAGCTTCTTACGCCCAGAAGCGTTAAAACAAGCAAGAGCTAAATTTCAAGCAGGAGAAATCACTGAGGCAGAATTAACCAAAGTGGAAGATCGGGAGATTATTCGTCTAGTCGAAAAACAAAAAGAAGTGGGCCTAAAGGCTGTTACCGACGGAGAATTCCGCCGTTCTTGGTGGCATCTTGATTTTATGTGGGGACTCGATGGAGTAGAGAAAGCAAGCGATGTTAAGGGCTATCCATTCCAAGGAGAAACCACAAGAGGAGAAACAGCACGGCTTGTGGGTAAAATCGGATTTTCTTCTTCTCATCCATTTGTTGCACATTATCAGTTTTTAAAACAAGCAGCAGGCGATGATGTGGTAGCTCGTCAAACGATTCCTGCACCGGCACAGTTCCTCTCTGAGCTTTATCGCCCAGAGAATAAAGCTGCGATAGATCAGTTCTACAGCAGTGAAGAAGAACTTGTAAAAGACATTGCTAAAGCTTATCATGATGCCATTCTAGCCTTTTATGAAGCAGGTTGCCGCAGTATTCAGCTGGATGACTGCACATGGGGAATGCTGTGTGATAAAAACTATCTCGAAGCAAAACAGCAAGCAGGCGTGAACGTTGCTGACACGGCTAAGCTGTATGCAAAACTCAATGAGCTGGCCGTATCCTCTTTGCCGTCTGATCTTATCGTTACTACACATGTATGCCGTGGTAATTATCATTCCACATGGGCATCTTCAGGCGGATATGAACCGATCGCTGAAACTTTGCTTGGAATTGATAACATTTCAGGTTACTACCTTGAGTTTGATACGGACCGTGCGGGAGATTTCAAACCTCTTCGTTTCTTGAAAGAAGATCAGCAAGTAGTACTTGGTCTATTCTCATCTAAGATCGGGGAGCTGGAGAGCAAGGAAGAAATTTTCAAACGTATTGAAGAAGCAACAGAGTATGTTGATATTAATCGAATTTGCCTTAGTCCTCAGTGCGGATTTGCTTCGACAGAAGAAGGAAATATTTTGACAGAAGAACAACAATGGAACAAACTTGCTTTTATTAAGGAAATCGCAGAGCAAATCTGGCAATAA
- a CDS encoding S66 peptidase family protein — MAIAPPMLRRGDTVGIVTLGSPLNRATIDARIAVLRSTGLNTIVGEHVYEQDGFLAGTDEDRAADLMAMFQNDEVRLILPTRGGTGVAGILPYLDFDIIRNNPKLISGYSDITILLNALYQYADLITLQSLMLIDFSLQTPVYNFEQFFTATSIPTPTRRISNPPSIPMISRIPGNVTGPLVGGNLTSFVDTLGTPYEIDIRNKILVLEETHEPTNTVYRYLNHLQLAGKLEECAGIIMGECTGCLEAYGVSYQELIEDVIVPLGKPLMTNVTTAHGIYKAALPIGAVVNLNTTANQLTVVEPTVVTS; from the coding sequence ATGGCGATTGCACCGCCGATGCTGCGCAGAGGAGATACCGTTGGAATTGTCACACTTGGGAGTCCGCTAAATCGTGCAACAATTGATGCGCGAATTGCGGTTTTGAGATCTACAGGGCTGAACACGATCGTGGGTGAACATGTATATGAGCAAGATGGCTTTCTAGCGGGTACAGATGAAGACCGAGCGGCAGATCTTATGGCAATGTTTCAAAATGATGAGGTCAGATTAATTCTTCCCACTCGGGGAGGAACGGGGGTCGCAGGAATCCTTCCTTATCTTGATTTTGATATTATACGTAACAACCCGAAACTGATATCAGGATACAGCGACATTACCATCCTGCTTAACGCTCTTTATCAATATGCTGATCTGATTACACTTCAAAGCTTGATGTTAATTGACTTTTCTCTTCAGACCCCTGTTTATAACTTTGAACAGTTCTTCACAGCCACTTCCATTCCCACCCCTACTCGCCGCATCTCTAATCCTCCAAGTATTCCAATGATAAGCCGCATCCCGGGAAATGTGACAGGTCCGCTTGTCGGAGGTAATCTCACTTCTTTTGTTGATACACTCGGTACTCCTTATGAGATTGATATCAGGAACAAAATTCTTGTACTGGAAGAGACACATGAGCCAACGAATACGGTGTATCGTTATTTAAATCATCTTCAGCTGGCGGGTAAACTCGAAGAGTGTGCGGGGATCATTATGGGTGAATGTACAGGTTGCCTGGAAGCTTACGGTGTATCCTATCAAGAACTGATTGAAGACGTGATTGTACCCTTAGGTAAACCCTTAATGACAAATGTAACGACAGCTCATGGTATTTACAAAGCCGCACTTCCTATTGGGGCCGTTGTAAATCTAAATACAACAGCTAATCAGTTGACTGTTGTTGAACCGACTGTCGTTACTTCCTAA
- a CDS encoding LysR family transcriptional regulator yields the protein MATLTQLKYVIEVSNRGSMNEAAKRLFISQPSLSKAIRDLEEDIGITIFERTNKGISLSMEGVEFMGYARQVAEQAELLESRYMNAKPSPQHFAVSTQHYAFAVNAFVKLVQQYGQEEYELALRETKTHEIIEDVKTLRSEIGILYLNEFNSKVMSKLLDAANLHFHSLFTAKPHIFVSVQNPLARQSKVTIEDLEEYPYLSFEQGEYNSFHFSEEILSTLSHKKSIRVNDRATLFNLLIGLNGYTISTGVLSADLNGHDIIPVPLDYHETINVGWISHKNAMLSKLALAYVEALQEATQKFDIV from the coding sequence ATGGCCACACTTACCCAACTTAAATATGTTATTGAGGTATCCAATCGAGGTTCGATGAATGAAGCAGCTAAACGACTTTTTATATCACAGCCGAGTTTATCCAAGGCAATTCGAGATCTGGAAGAAGATATCGGTATTACTATTTTTGAACGTACCAATAAAGGAATCTCGCTTTCCATGGAAGGCGTTGAATTTATGGGATATGCAAGACAGGTTGCTGAACAAGCAGAACTTCTTGAGAGCCGGTATATGAACGCGAAACCTTCGCCGCAACATTTTGCCGTCTCCACGCAGCACTACGCTTTTGCTGTGAATGCTTTTGTTAAGTTGGTTCAGCAGTATGGGCAGGAGGAATATGAACTTGCTCTCAGAGAAACCAAGACACATGAAATTATCGAGGATGTAAAAACGCTGCGCAGTGAAATTGGAATTCTTTATTTAAATGAATTTAACAGTAAGGTGATGAGTAAATTACTTGATGCAGCGAACCTGCATTTTCATAGTTTGTTCACAGCGAAGCCACACATCTTTGTCAGTGTGCAGAATCCGCTTGCACGGCAATCGAAGGTTACCATTGAGGATTTAGAAGAGTATCCTTATCTGTCATTTGAACAAGGGGAGTATAATTCGTTTCATTTCTCAGAGGAAATTTTAAGTACGTTATCACATAAAAAAAGCATACGAGTAAATGACAGAGCGACACTATTTAATCTATTGATTGGACTAAACGGGTATACGATTTCAACCGGGGTGTTGAGTGCGGATTTAAATGGCCATGACATTATCCCTGTACCGCTGGATTATCATGAGACGATAAATGTAGGCTGGATCTCTCACAAAAATGCGATGCTTTCAAAGCTGGCACTAGCCTATGTAGAAGCCTTACAGGAAGCGACACAAAAGTTTGATATAGTCTAA